In the Sulfolobales archaeon genome, TTCAAGATCATGGACAAAGCGATCAGAGCAACAGAGATCGTTGATAGACTAGCGGAGGAGGGGATAATCATAGCGAGGGGGATAGGAGAGGATGGGGATAGGCTGATAAGAATAGGTACGATGGGGAACATATCGAAGGAGGATCTAGAGGAGCTGGCTAAGAAGATCAAGGATCTAGCTTCTGAGATAAGCCTTCGAAGAAGATAGAAGAGATAGTAGCTATAGCCGAGAACCAGCCCTCTAGAGTATAGAGTCGGAGATCCTCTGTTAGGGAATCCCCTAACAAAGATCCCATCATCTTACCAATGATAGACCCCTTTTAACCAATTTATTGTAAAAATCCACACATAATCAGGATCTTCATGATTAGGATCTAAGCCCTTTTAAGGTTGAGAGAAAGTCAGATCCACATATGGTTTGTTTTGATAAAACAGCTGGCAAACCCCGACTTTTAATGCGGGGAAGGGGTCATATAAAAATAAAACTGCCTATTACATATTGATATTTGGAAGCAGATCTGGGGGTGGCTTGCTTGAGCAGCATCGAGGCCCAGAAGAGGGCTCAGAATGAGGCTAAGATTAAGGAGGCCCTCATGCTCCTCATGGGTATTGTAAACGATTCCCAGGTTCCCAGGAATATCAGGAGGGCTGCTATACAGGCTATAAAGATCCTCCAGGAGACGAGTCTAACCCCTGGTGTTAGAGCTGCTAACGCTGTTAGCATTTTGGACGAGGTTAGCCAGGATCCCAACATGCCTACCCATGCTAGGAACCTCCTATGGCAGATCGCTACCAGGCTCGAGACTGTTAAGGACTAGCTATCACGCTAAAGGGTGATCTGCTATAGAGTTGAGGAGCGCCTATGGCTTCAGAGTTAGGGGTATCTATGCAACAGCTATAGCTAAGATCCTCATGGAGAGGGGGTTTAAGCCGAGCGATATATCTGAGAAGCTCTCAAGGAGATTAGGTGCTGAGGGTGAGGGCTATGTAGATGTTACTGTGAAGAATAGTGATGACG is a window encoding:
- a CDS encoding UPF0147 family protein, giving the protein MEAQKRAQNEAKIKEALMLLMGIVNDSQVPRNIRRAAIQAIKILQETSLTPGVRAANAVSILDEVSQDPNMPTHARNLLWQIATRLETVKD